In the Flavisolibacter tropicus genome, one interval contains:
- a CDS encoding response regulator has translation MMLPNVVLFIDDDADDQAIFNEATGLIDPTIQRQFASNGLEALKLLRQENAVLPDLIFLDINMPIMNGMECLAELKNIDTLRHIPVIICSTSAYTGDQEKCEELGADFYLVKPNTLLQMSTALQFVFSKYQGKKIAEPEQVVAA, from the coding sequence ATGATGCTACCCAATGTGGTTCTTTTTATAGATGATGATGCGGATGACCAGGCTATTTTTAATGAAGCCACTGGTCTTATTGATCCTACCATACAGCGTCAGTTTGCCTCTAATGGTTTAGAAGCCTTAAAACTGCTGCGCCAGGAAAATGCTGTGTTACCCGACCTTATCTTTTTAGATATCAATATGCCGATCATGAATGGTATGGAATGCTTAGCAGAGTTAAAAAATATAGATACACTGCGCCATATACCTGTTATCATTTGTTCTACGTCTGCCTATACAGGTGACCAGGAAAAATGTGAAGAGCTAGGCGCCGACTTTTACTTAGTTAAACCCAACACTTTACTTCAGATGAGTACGGCGCTGCAGTTTGTATTTTCTAAATACCAAGGAAAGAAAATAGCAGAACCAGAACAGGTGGTGGCAGCCTAA
- a CDS encoding KGG domain-containing protein encodes MRENQNEMGQQKSKRGFAAMDRERQREIAREGGKAAHRQGVAHRWTSEEAREAGRKGGERSRNSRQGGAESRGPNEGIL; translated from the coding sequence ATGAGAGAGAATCAGAACGAAATGGGCCAACAGAAGTCTAAAAGAGGCTTTGCTGCCATGGATAGAGAAAGACAACGTGAAATAGCAAGAGAGGGTGGAAAAGCAGCCCATCGCCAAGGTGTTGCTCATCGTTGGACATCTGAAGAAGCCCGTGAGGCTGGCCGTAAAGGCGGAGAGCGTTCTCGTAACAGCCGTCAGGGTGGTGCTGAAAGTAGAGGGCCAAATGAGGGTATTCTATAA
- a CDS encoding chemotaxis protein CheB translates to METAIERPKFLVVVGASAGGLNSIFELCAQLNENINAAVCIVIHLPHISAEEILIQRLQRNSGFKCKMAENDEVVHKGTVYFAPPERHLLIKNGHILLGQGPPENRWRPSIDVLFRSAAVAYKGRSIGIILSGLLQDGADGMMAIKECGGTCIVQNPEEAEYPDMPNAVLNILTPNYCASLSDMGILLEETTNDGINAGVTVPPRVLAEAEIAEHVALGIDNVKPLGEQSEFTCPDCGGVLWEMNDDGLIRYRCHTGHLFNQDELLIRQTKALEETFWIALRMMDERRFLLQKISEEETRRGWVRSAEQKKLRIQELNKHIDRLKQLLFSTQDNP, encoded by the coding sequence ATGGAAACAGCAATCGAACGCCCTAAGTTTTTAGTTGTGGTGGGAGCCTCTGCGGGTGGGTTAAACTCAATCTTTGAATTATGTGCTCAATTAAATGAAAACATAAACGCAGCCGTTTGCATTGTTATACACTTACCTCATATTTCGGCTGAGGAGATCCTGATACAACGGCTGCAACGTAACAGTGGGTTTAAATGTAAGATGGCAGAAAACGATGAGGTTGTTCATAAAGGCACCGTATACTTTGCTCCTCCTGAAAGACATTTATTAATTAAAAATGGGCATATTTTATTAGGCCAGGGCCCACCTGAAAATCGTTGGCGCCCCTCCATTGATGTACTATTCCGATCTGCCGCAGTAGCGTATAAAGGTCGATCGATAGGTATTATTCTTAGCGGCCTGCTGCAGGATGGTGCTGACGGCATGATGGCAATTAAAGAATGCGGGGGTACCTGCATCGTGCAAAACCCAGAAGAAGCAGAGTATCCCGATATGCCAAATGCAGTTTTAAATATTCTCACCCCCAACTATTGCGCATCACTTTCCGACATGGGTATTTTATTAGAAGAAACAACAAACGACGGCATCAATGCTGGTGTAACTGTACCGCCAAGGGTTTTGGCAGAAGCAGAAATAGCCGAACATGTAGCGCTGGGAATAGACAATGTAAAACCGCTGGGTGAACAAAGCGAGTTTACCTGCCCTGATTGTGGAGGTGTATTATGGGAAATGAACGATGATGGACTTATACGCTATCGGTGTCATACCGGCCACTTGTTTAATCAAGACGAGTTACTGATCCGTCAAACAAAAGCCCTGGAAGAAACGTTCTGGATTGCATTGCGTATGATGGACGAACGACGGTTTTTGCTTCAAAAAATAAGCGAGGAAGAAACACGCAGAGGCTGGGTGCGCAGCGCCGAACAAAAAAAGTTGCGTATACAGGAATTGAACAAACACATCGACCGTTTAAAACAATTGTTATTCAGTACACAAGACAATCCATAA
- the cphA gene encoding cyanophycin synthetase encodes MLLDNMIVLRGPNYWSTKHHQLIVMNVNFSNTQFLSQTIINDTCNQLQKLFIASNTEPPAFLIKDNNAATSLAQCLAQLAIGLQQAAGMPVTYYAVEAANKPDCYSIVFEYTDEEVGRITAQNAIRIFENCHRGETCSIKEEIATIKKVWQANRLGPSTHSIVQEALQRRIPVMRLDDNAYIQLGYGANQKRIEATVANTTGCLASDKACNKHETKHLLADALIPVPAGVIIEKEEELANAIQEVGYPLVLKPLDGQQGKGAAINIKTESEAVEGFKRAKQHAPKVIVEKYIVGCDFRALVIDYKFVAAARRTPAAVIGDGRHTIRELVEIANNDPRRGDGHCNVLTKIILDDAVDELLAKRNYTVQAVPPKGEEVWLKATANLSTGGTATDVTDWVHPANRILFERIARTIGLDICGIDIMAPDIETPIVENGGAVIEVNAAPGFRMHLEPTYGHPRNVAAPVIDMLFPHGDSRIPIVAVTGTNGKTTTTRLIARMAQQAGFNTGYTNTDGIYINTERIYKGDCAGPGSAQVLLKDSSIEFAVLESARGGILRSGLAFDQCDCAVVTNVAEDHLGLNGIDTLEQLARVKAVVPKSVKRHGYAVLNADDDLVYAMKEELSCNIALFSLYADNVRIQKHCEAGGLAAILDEGYLMIRDGNRLIPVELVENIPLTYGGKALFNVANVLGATLAAYVSNLSMPAIRCSLRNFISSPETTPGRLNFFDFGEFKVLMDYAHNPHGVRALGEFLKDIPATEKIGIVTGIGDRRNEDIIALGKEAALVFDTVIIRYDDDLRGRTDFEIGSLLRAGIQSVKRNTKVLFSTGEVESVDYALSLGKPDSLVVVLVDKVDKVFHHISQRQKARMEQKMSA; translated from the coding sequence ATGCTACTCGACAATATGATTGTATTGCGTGGGCCCAATTATTGGTCCACCAAGCATCACCAACTCATAGTGATGAATGTCAATTTTAGCAACACTCAATTCTTATCACAAACCATTATAAATGATACCTGCAACCAACTACAAAAACTATTTATAGCTTCCAATACAGAGCCTCCTGCTTTTTTAATAAAAGACAATAATGCAGCTACTTCTTTAGCGCAATGCCTGGCCCAGCTGGCTATTGGGCTGCAGCAAGCTGCTGGTATGCCTGTAACTTATTATGCTGTAGAAGCGGCTAACAAGCCGGATTGTTACTCCATAGTCTTTGAGTATACAGATGAAGAGGTTGGACGCATTACGGCTCAAAATGCGATAAGGATTTTTGAGAACTGTCATCGTGGAGAAACTTGTTCTATTAAAGAAGAAATAGCTACTATAAAGAAAGTATGGCAGGCCAACCGGCTTGGCCCTAGTACACACTCGATTGTACAAGAAGCGTTGCAGCGGCGTATACCTGTAATGCGATTGGATGATAATGCCTATATACAATTGGGCTATGGCGCCAATCAAAAGCGCATAGAGGCTACCGTTGCCAACACTACTGGCTGTCTGGCTTCCGATAAAGCCTGTAATAAGCATGAGACCAAACATTTGCTGGCCGATGCCCTGATACCTGTTCCTGCTGGTGTGATCATAGAAAAAGAAGAAGAGCTAGCCAATGCCATTCAGGAAGTCGGTTATCCATTAGTGTTAAAGCCATTAGATGGGCAGCAAGGAAAAGGAGCTGCTATCAATATAAAGACAGAAAGCGAGGCTGTTGAAGGATTTAAGCGTGCAAAACAACACGCACCAAAAGTAATAGTAGAAAAATACATTGTGGGGTGTGACTTCCGTGCGTTGGTGATTGACTACAAGTTTGTGGCTGCAGCAAGGCGTACGCCCGCCGCCGTTATAGGGGATGGTAGACATACCATTCGGGAGTTGGTAGAAATAGCTAACAATGATCCCCGTCGTGGTGATGGCCATTGTAATGTATTAACCAAGATTATTCTTGACGATGCGGTAGATGAATTGCTGGCCAAAAGAAATTATACTGTGCAAGCAGTACCGCCAAAAGGAGAGGAAGTATGGTTGAAAGCAACAGCTAACCTAAGTACTGGTGGTACAGCTACTGATGTAACAGATTGGGTACATCCGGCCAACCGTATTTTATTTGAGCGTATTGCGCGAACCATAGGCCTGGATATTTGCGGTATTGATATTATGGCACCTGATATAGAAACACCAATCGTTGAAAATGGTGGTGCTGTTATAGAAGTGAATGCCGCACCCGGTTTCCGCATGCACCTGGAACCTACGTATGGGCACCCTCGTAATGTAGCTGCACCTGTAATAGATATGCTGTTCCCGCATGGCGATAGCCGGATTCCAATAGTAGCGGTAACTGGCACTAACGGTAAGACCACCACGACACGCCTGATTGCCCGCATGGCGCAGCAGGCTGGATTCAATACCGGCTATACCAACACTGATGGTATTTACATTAACACAGAGCGTATTTATAAAGGTGATTGTGCAGGGCCAGGTTCTGCACAAGTGCTGCTGAAAGATTCATCCATAGAATTTGCTGTTCTGGAAAGTGCCCGTGGCGGTATTTTACGCTCTGGATTGGCCTTTGATCAATGTGATTGTGCCGTAGTGACCAATGTGGCAGAAGATCACCTGGGGTTAAATGGTATAGACACGCTAGAGCAACTGGCCCGTGTGAAGGCGGTTGTGCCTAAGAGTGTAAAACGGCATGGCTATGCTGTTTTGAATGCTGATGATGATCTCGTGTATGCCATGAAAGAAGAACTGTCTTGCAACATTGCCCTGTTCTCTTTGTATGCGGATAATGTGCGCATACAGAAGCATTGCGAGGCAGGCGGATTGGCAGCTATCCTAGATGAAGGATATCTTATGATCCGAGATGGCAACCGCTTGATTCCAGTGGAATTAGTAGAGAATATACCATTGACCTATGGAGGGAAAGCGCTATTTAATGTTGCCAATGTGTTGGGCGCAACGCTGGCGGCCTATGTATCAAACCTTAGTATGCCAGCTATCCGCTGCAGTTTGCGAAACTTTATCAGCTCGCCGGAAACAACTCCGGGTAGACTGAACTTCTTTGATTTTGGGGAGTTTAAAGTACTGATGGATTATGCGCATAACCCACATGGCGTGCGGGCATTAGGCGAATTTTTAAAGGATATACCTGCTACAGAAAAGATAGGCATTGTAACAGGTATAGGCGACCGGCGTAATGAAGATATTATAGCCTTAGGGAAGGAAGCGGCTCTGGTCTTTGATACCGTTATCATTCGCTATGACGATGATTTGCGTGGTAGAACCGACTTTGAGATTGGTTCACTATTGCGGGCTGGTATTCAAAGTGTAAAGAGAAATACCAAGGTGTTATTCTCCACAGGCGAAGTGGAATCGGTAGACTATGCCCTCTCTCTGGGCAAGCCCGATTCTTTGGTGGTAGTATTGGTTGATAAGGTGGATAAGGTGTTTCACCACATCTCCCAAAGGCAGAAAGCGCGCATGGAGCAAAAGATGTCGGCGTAG
- a CDS encoding cyanophycinase: protein MTHPKGILVAIGGAEDRGIDDQERQEHELDFTKYGILNAVVALAKKKAPVVEVITTASSIPDEYYAQYEEAFKKLGCKQIGHLKVCKRDAAANDELIKRINECDIVMFTGGDQLRLCSILGGTTILERLKARYMDEAIVIAGTSAGAAAMSNNMICGGNPTRSYFKGQVMFSLGFGFLNNVIIDTHFDKRGRFGRLAQAIAEQPGAIGLGLGEDTGVIIEKGCLFKAIGSSSVVILDGSKIHFNNISEIRDGMPISIGNMIVHLLSHSDVFEADKRKYTGVTFEEHGINKGVLKR from the coding sequence ATGACTCATCCAAAAGGTATACTGGTAGCTATTGGCGGCGCAGAAGATAGAGGAATAGACGACCAGGAAAGACAAGAGCATGAACTGGATTTTACGAAGTATGGTATTTTAAATGCCGTGGTGGCACTAGCTAAGAAAAAAGCACCCGTTGTTGAGGTCATCACAACGGCATCCTCCATTCCTGACGAATATTATGCTCAATATGAAGAAGCCTTTAAAAAATTAGGGTGTAAGCAAATTGGTCATTTAAAAGTTTGTAAGCGGGATGCCGCAGCTAATGACGAGTTGATCAAGCGTATTAACGAATGTGATATTGTCATGTTCACCGGAGGTGATCAACTACGCTTGTGTTCTATACTAGGCGGAACAACCATATTGGAAAGATTGAAAGCTCGCTATATGGATGAAGCTATTGTGATAGCCGGAACCAGTGCCGGTGCAGCTGCTATGAGCAATAACATGATCTGTGGTGGTAACCCCACACGATCTTACTTTAAAGGACAAGTGATGTTTAGCCTGGGCTTTGGTTTTCTCAACAATGTGATTATAGATACCCACTTTGATAAACGTGGTCGTTTTGGACGATTAGCGCAGGCTATAGCAGAACAACCTGGTGCTATTGGCTTAGGATTAGGTGAAGACACAGGTGTTATCATTGAGAAGGGATGCCTATTTAAAGCTATTGGTTCTAGTAGTGTAGTGATACTAGATGGCAGTAAAATACACTTCAATAATATTTCAGAGATACGCGATGGCATGCCGATCTCTATAGGCAATATGATTGTGCACCTGTTGTCGCATTCCGATGTTTTTGAAGCGGATAAGCGTAAGTATACAGGCGTAACGTTTGAAGAGCACGGCATTAATAAAGGGGTGCTGAAGAGATAG